AACTATTTGCActgtcaattcatctgctttgttacgaatgctacatgCAGTCAGATACAGAGCCTCTAGTTCTGTTTTCTTTAACtacttttgtaacctctagtcttatctgctggtgcactctgagatttgtacactctgtcccttcttgcCACAATCTGATCATCTTTCCCTTATTGCTGCCTTGCTCTCTTTCATTTCCTTCGCcacttaatttatcacatcttcccaatCCTCTGCCATCGCCCCTACTACTTAGTGTAAAGACCTCGCTActgccctatttataaaacccgcCAGAATACTGGGCCCAGCAGGGTTCAGGTGAAGAcactcccaatggtacagctcccacattCCTCAGTGCTGATACCAGTGCCCCACGAATCAAAATCCATTTCTCGCAcagcaatctttgagccatgcgcaGTGAGAAAGCAGGTATGGGAGGGAGCGGGAAACTGAATGCGGCGATTGAGACAGCAATCACAGGAGGGAGCAGCCAACAGAGGCAGCAATCATGagagggtactgttgggggtgggtgggtgggggggtgcggtggaaTGGAGGCGGTTATCGCGGCCATTGAGGGATGAGGTGGTTTGGGTTCATTTCTTTGTGTTAAATTGTGCAGCACCATctctattactggcagctgcctgagacatcgcagacagaagTATCTGTCGATGAGGctccatttgcgcatgtgccagtactgcgccacctagtggttgcattgtcagcaaatagaTCCTTGATTTTTTTTCAAACTCGGTCAGCACCCGCCAACTCCTGAAACTCTTTACCtgctccctctcaggactgacTCCACTCTTGTCCCGAAAGTAAATGCAGGCCCCTGGCCTGGCTGTATATTTAGCTGCTCTCTTGCAAGTCCCACTCCACTCGTCTCCTGAAGGCAATTAAACGTGAACATTAAACATCCCAAGTTGCAAATGCTTGTTGCCTCTTGATGGCAGTTTGTCTGCAATCCGAACCAcactgatactatctttaacaaaAATGTTCACTCTTCCAGAACTTCTGTAGTTTTGCTCACAATAGTCCTGGTGGTGTAGCTTCACAGGTCGTGCCTTATGTTATTTTTTTAAGGCACTAAAAACAAGGGTAAAAATTAGTATCTTCCAGGGGCCAGCTCtcagaaaacaggttccaattcaaagagcttgcccattgttttataaccaACAGTTCTCAGCAGTGTTGGTTCAGCAGCTCTCTCTCACAGTCAGAACAACCATTCCAAATGTCTGCTTTTTGCAGTTTGTGTAGACATAACCTGAACCCTGAGATTCTATCACATGTCTCTGGTTTTAAAAAAATACTGTTTTGTTAACCTGATTCTGCCCTGCCCGAACCTCGAAGCTTCAGGTTTCATTTCCAAACCAGGGTCAAGACGAGGACTCCATCATCGGCAACAAATGGGGAAATTCCTCCGTGACCAATCTAGGTGATTGAATATATTCCAACAGATCCCACTGGCTCTGAATTGCGGTAGTGCCTACCTCTTTCAAGGACTGATGTCCGCTCCAGTCAGAAGCAGGTTCATCTCTTGCTGCAAGAACTTCAGTGAATCAGCGTCCACCACATGAGAGGGCAGCCAGTCACAAAGTCTATTATTCCCTGGAAAAATAACCACTTCCTTACAAAAGTGCAGATTGTGCTCCCGCCTACATCTAGGTCATGCATAGAGTCTTAGGGATTTTATTCAGCAGAAAATAATTCCAATAAGTAAATAAATTATTGACTCAATCAGGTAATGAAATAATTGCTCAATGAATAATAATGAATATATTTGCTGAACAAATGCGATGACCCAATGGCGTGCTGAACAGAATAACAGAAATAATGAAGTTATTTGATGTCCAGTCCCTACTGCTCCATCAGCAGTCTGGACTGAACTATGAACAGGTCTAGTCACTATTACACATCACCCTGCCGAGTCACCATTGTACCTTCACTCAGTTCAATACAAACTTTACCTTCACCCTGCTTGGTCCCAATTATATATTCAAACTTCACCGTCCCTGTTATGCATTCACTGTGTACTGTTTACATTACACATTCACCCTGCACAGCCTCCATTAAATATTCACCCTTCCCAGTCTCCATTTCCGTTCCTCGTGTGCAGTCCCCATTATGTTTTCGCCCTATTCAATCCCCATTGCACATTCATCCTGTTCAGTCCCCAttacccactcacctaacacagatTTATTACACTGTCACTCTCCCCAGTCTCCATTACACATTTATCCTCCCCAGTTCACATTAAACTTTGACTATGTATAGCCCCATCACAGATTAAACAAGTCCAGTCCCCATTACATGTACACTTTCTCCATTTCCCATTACACATTCACGTCTTCCATTCTTCATAACACCACAATCCTGCGCAGTTCTCATAAAACGTTCATCTTCCCCAATCCCTTAGGATTGTGGAGGCCACAATGCACATTCAAGCTGCCCAGTTCCCATTGTATCTTAATCCTCCCCAGTCCCCATTGCACAttcatccctcgcagtctccattgtAATACCACATTATCCAGTCCCCATTGCCACTTCACTCTGCCAAGTTCTCATGACTCCTTCACGCTGGCAAGTCCCTAATGCACCTTCACCCTGCCCAGCTTCCATTGCACCTCCATCCTCCCTAGTCTGCGGGATGAATATTCCGTGCCAGATTTTGACGGGCTTTGGGGCAGGAAAGCTGGCAGTATGGTGGGCAAAGGTGTAGGGAGCAGAGAACGATATCTCTCCGTCGTCATTGAATACTGCCAACATCGGGAACCTCAGCTAAGTGGACGCCCCGGGTGGCCACTTGAaccacttaagggccacttcccaccaaGGCGGGCATTCGGCGGCCTCTCAGCGGGCACTCCTTAACGGTTATTCCATGACCCATGGAGGGCCCACTCTGGCAATACCATCCTTGTGCCCAAGTCATGGCACAGTAACATTGACCCCAATTGCTCGGGCCTTCCTGCCTGTCCCCGGTTTCCCCAAAGAAACTTACCAGGCTTCGAGGACGCCACAGCATTGAGACACCCTCTTCTTTGTAATCCTCTGGCCACTGTTCGCAGTGACCCTACTAAGGTTGCCGATTTGCTCTCCCCAGAATCCCGCTGCTGTCTGGAGTGGAGTCAACTCACACGTTCTGCAGCGGTGGCAGGACTTCAACCTCCTCTGAAAAATTCAGCACCATCTTGCCCCTTTCCACTGACCTCATTACCATTATACTTTCATGCCGCCCAATCACCATTGCACACTCAACTCCTTCCTTTGACTAAGATTTAATTCTGCGTCTTTCACTTGACCTGTTCTGCTCTGGTCACAGCGCCAGTTGACATTTCCCGGTTAAATTTATGCTTCATCTTTGCAGGTTCGAACTGAACCATTTTCCTTGCTTCAGGGTGATCGATGATTTGTTTGTTACATTCATTTTCATGTTGAATTTATTGTCTTCCGTTATTAATTGAAACTTCTCAATTCATATCCAGCAACAATTCTGAAATGTAATTCAAAAGCCTTTGGAAGGAATGTTTTTGTCGACTGTTTGGTGAAATATTTCTcgcgcctttctctctctctctcttttacagtTAACTTTGCTGTGATTgttatcctgtcccgaggaaaatgtggtctctccaaatgtgtgactcgctacctggtggccatggctgcAGCGGATCTCCTGGTTGTTGTCACCGATGTCATATTAAGATGTATCGCTGATATTTATTTCCCTGTTTCATTCTTGACCATTACCCCCATTTGTCGTCTCAATGCAGTCCTGCTTTTTGCTGCTACAGAAACTTCAGTCTGGTTCACGGTggctttcaccttcgatcgatttgtggccatttgttgtcagaaactAAAAACTAAGTATTGCACTGACAAAATGGCGGCTGCTGTCCTTGGGgcggtgagtgtgctgagctgtttacaaAGTATTCCCTGGTACTTTGTATTTGACCCTGAATATATCATGGAAAATGTACCCCGGGGCTGTGTAATGAAACAGATCTTTTTTACTGCACCTGCATGGGGAGCGTTTGAATTGCTTCACCTTATTTTAACCCCGTGCGTACCATTTATTTTGATATTACTGCTGAATGCTGTCACCGCCCGGTATATTTTAGTTGCCAGTAGAGTCCGCAAGGGACTCCGGGGTCACGATAATATAAGGAAACACAATGATCCAGAGATAGAGAACCGAAAGAAATCCATCGTTTTACTCTTTAGTATATCGGGCACATTCATTCTGCTATGGAGTACAGAAGTTGTATATTTTATATCTCTGCATGTAACAAACGCTCAGTACTATATGGCCAGTGACCTTGAATCAGTCGGAATTATGCTTCAGCTGCTGAGCACCTGCACCAACGCCTGTATTTATGGTGTGACCCAGAGGAAGTTCAGAGGCGAGATGAAAAACGCAATTCTATATTCACTGCATCTAATTTCCAAACTATTTAAATGATGGATACAGATGTAGACTTTCCATATGCTGTCCTTTGGCATTTAAAAACCCGAAACACAATGAGTTCACTGAAGGAACTGATATTCCTGAGAAACATTGAATAATGCTATAAGTACTAAACATAAATAGATTCTATGAATATGAACAGTGTTAGGATATGATGCCAAATTTAATTTAATATCAAATGTTGTGCTGTAACTAAACCCGGTGTAAAACTCTAACAAAGGCTCCATTTGGATTATTGACGAtttcccatctctcacacacacacacacagtgcccggAAGGATGGAAAAAGGGAGAACTGCCAGACAGCATCTTTTTAATTGGCACATTTGTTTTGATCAAAATAGAACAATAAAGATCCAAAATTGGGCCTGTGGGTAACCATTAAAATGGAAACATGTTTTCAAACTCCAACGTGGAATTCAGGAGATCACGTTTTCTCTGAGATGCTGTGCAGCAACGCTTCCTCACTGCAGGAAGTTTAATGAGCCATAAGGCTGGAACTGGTGACTCAGACCTATAAAGatgtgcacccccttcccccaccagctCCCAGCCCTGCACCCAATAGTCTCTGATTATTGTTACCATCACATGCTCCTGTTTAACCAGGAATACTTTAGGTGTTGCATCTGGTCTGTAGGTTTTTGTTTGCTTGCTGCCTAGAAAATTTAGATTCTGATTCTTTGTGACATCATTTAGCTCCTTTTTGAACCTGATTCTGCACATAAGTTCCAAACATATTTCAAGTAGTTGTATTGGAGATCAGTCATTCTTTGAAGTCTGCATTGTTCGGAATTATTGCAACATTTTTTCCCCCTAAAATTTCTTGAAGAATTCGGTAGCCCTTTTACTGAAACCACGGAGTCTTGTCCCACTGAAACAACATACTCATTTTCTGATTCCATTAATTGTGTAAGCATTGTGTGGAAGAAGGGTCTTTCTTACCACCAAATCACACATTGGTCCATCCCCTACACCTCTGTCACATCCTCTTCCTTTGAGTATGTCACATTGGTCGAACCCCAAAACCTCCCTGCTCCCAGCCCCGCACCTGGCCTCTCATTGTTTATGGCCCACACAAccatcactgagatatcttcatggctttcctccctcagtctctgtactgaGGACCTCCTCATCCtccgtgatttcaacctccatcttaaTTCATCATGCCCTCACTCCTCTAAGTTCACCTTCAGCTGTCGTCCCGTGTTCGCTCCTTCCATATAAACTCCGCAACCAATATTTACAACCATACCCTTGACTTTGCCATCTTATTAGGCCTTGCTACTCCCATCCAATGACAATCAGAGCTAAAACAACTTTGATCAGTTTGGTGTATCGCTTTCTGCATCCGCCCTCCTCCCAACTCCACTTGCCTCTATGTCGGCTCCTGGAAAAAGAAACGTTTATCAAGTCACCTACGAATGCTGTTTGAAATTCTCAACTCTCAAGTCTCCGCCCCACCATTCAACATTTCTACAGCTATCAATCTGCTtaatcacaccctcacctccatgTATGAAATCCCAGCcctcattaaaaccattactcttaaTCACTCTAGCCACTCCCCCAGTATGGCTCTCACCTCTATTCTTTCAATCAAAGTGACGCAGACTTGAACATTTATGGTGGAAAGCTGCTTTAGACATTCATCAAAAGATCTAGCTGAGCCACATAAATCGCTATCAGGTCCTGCTGTCCTCTGTAAAAACGTTCCACTATTCCACGGTCATCCTGGAAACTGCAAAGGTAACCCCAATTTGTTTCCATTATTGCAAACCATTTTCTTTAAACCCTCTTCCCTGCGTGCTCCATCCTTGTCTCGAACATGTGTGAAGAGCTCCGGTCACCAAGATTGAGATATCCAGTCAGTTTCTCTTGCCACtagcctcccttcccctagcccaccgtGTCTAACTTCTTCTAAAGTTGCCCCTGCACTGGTTGTATTTTCTTTTAGTTTCTCTATTAGATATCTTCATGCTCTCCatgagctcatcttatccatgagatccacctcctgctccgTCGACACAATTCCCATTAATTTGCTTATCCCCCaaattcccttcctggctcccatgttgtcTACTATTGTTAACGGTTTATTCTTCTCAGGAACTCTTCCCCTCAGCTTCAAATCTGCTTTAATGAACCCTCTGCACCAAAAGAAACAACTTTATTCCCTCTGCCATTACAAATCTCGtctccatctccaacctctctttcctctccaatgcCCTTGAAATTGATATCCCCTTCCAAATCAATGCCAAGCTTTCCCAGAACTACATGTTTGATTCAGTCCAGCCAGTCAGGTTTTGTCCCCTGCCACAGTGCTCAAACGGCTCTTatccaagtcacaaatgacatcccatcTGACTGTCACCGCGGTAAAAAAAATACCTCCTCGTCATTGTCGACCTCTCTGCTGATTTTGATAAAGTTGAGCAAACCACCCTTTTCCAACTACCATCATCCATTGTTACCAGTCTAGTCGCagacagagaatcacctgcaattatCTCTCTTCACATGCCTGCAGCCTTACCTTCAAGGACCTATCCTTGGCCTCAAATATTTCCCATTTACATGCTTCACTATGGCAAGACATCCAAAAACACAACGTCAGGTTTCACAagctgacaacatccagctttaCTTCAACACCACTTCTCTCGGCTCCTCCACTTTCGAAATTGCCAGATAGCTAGTAAGACATCTAGTACTGAATAAACAGAAAttctctccaattaaatatttggaatacCAAAGCCAGTCCTTTAAGTTCCCATCACAAACTCCGTTACTTAGCAGTTTTCAGTCTCTGCCCCTTTCTCCAGTTCCTCTGAAATAACATTATCTTTAACCTCCTCTTCTGTCATTGGATACGTATTTATTGGCTGACAATATCCACAGTCATTGTATATTTTCAACACAATTACGTGATACACTCTTTGACATTTCCGTCAGTCTAGGGTGCTCACCAAATAGCTCAACTTATAAAGTTTTCCTTTAATGAAGTAAGGTCCATTGAACCTCGAATTCAATTATTCCCAGGGAAAAGGTAACAAAACGAATACCTTGGTTCAAGGCTGCAAACTGCATGCCTTATCTATTCTGTCTGCATAGGTTTTCCTCACTGCTGATAAATTTCAGATGTTTTCTGGCCACCTCACAAGTTTTTGTGAACCTCTCGTGAAATTCCAACACATAATCCAAGAGGGTAGTTTCTTCTTCCTctgctaaaaaaaaaatctccttaatGAGGTTAACCAACTCCAAACTTCATGCCCTTGAAACAATTCAAATGGATGGAAACCAGCGGACTCACTTAGTGTGTCTGGTGGAAAATGATAAAAAAATGATATTCCTTTATCCAAATCATAAGGATTCTCAAAACAAGAAGCAATTATCGTTTTTTTGCTTGGTGATGCCATTCCAAACcacggtgtgactatgagtgataaGCAGACGACCTGAGCTTTTTCATTCCCAAATTACTCATGCCTCTATAAATACTCCTGACATGAAATTTGATCCCTGGTGTGACAtaatttcttttggcaatccatatTTAGCGAAAAACTGAATTAATTCCTCGGTCATAACTTGTGCTTAGATATTTTACAAAGGTGTTGCCTCTGAAACCCTTGTGGACAAATCCTTGATGTTAGAAGAGATTTGTGCCCAGATGTAGCTGTGGGTAAGGGTCTGACATAATCCACAAGAGTACTCCTAAACAGTTCATCAAAAGCAGGTATCGATTTCAATGGCTCTTCCTTAATTGAAGTCTGTGGCTTGCCAACTACTTGACATGTATGGCAATTCGGCAAACGTCAACTACATCCTGATGCAAGCCTGTCCAATATAAATGTTGTCTTATTCTGGGCTGAGGCGTTCGAATACCCACATGACCTTCCATTGGCATCACATgagcaattctcaaaatttcaggGTGGTACTCTGGGGAAACGACGAAAAAAAACAACCTGATGGACCCAATCCTCACCCACTGGCCTCTAGGCAGGTCTCCATtttctcattagaatgtcattCTTAATATAATAGCACTCAGGGACTTATTCAGCTCCTGTCTCAGAACACACCTTTTGAGAAAACTTCTTAATTCACGGTCTGCCTGTTGGGGTTCAATCAAAGACAATCTGCTATGCAATCCACCTTGGAGCcttttccacaaatatccccatccaaatCGTTGACAAAAAAGATCAGCCAAACTCCTGAATTGTCAACAAATCCTTCTCATCTTGGTTAATTTTAAGAGCGTGGGAGCTTGCCACTACACCATTTGGGAATATTCCAGGGCATTCCTCCTACAAAACTTCAGCTTCAGCATCCTCAACTAGCTTTCCACAATTACTGAGAAGCCAAAACTGTATCCTTGGTAAATCACACCTTAGCAACAAATCCAACACCCACTACCTAAAGAAGTATATACTTGTCATAAAGggagtgcagcaaatgttcaccaaTCTGATCCCTGGGGTggcggggttgtcctatgaggagagattgaggagacgggGGCTATATTCTCTTGCgcatcgaagaatgagaggtgatatcattgaggcatgcaaaattcttacagggctcgacaggatagaCGCAGGAAGGATGCTTCCCTTTATTGTGAGGGTCGAAAACCACGGACGCCGTCTCACAATAAGAGGtaggccgtttaggactgagatgaggaggaatttcttcactcagagggtgatgaatctttggaattctctatctcagagggctgcggaggctcaatcattgagtatgttcaggcagggatcaatagatttctagatattaaatatatcaagggatatgtggatagtgcagCACAGTGacattgaggtaaatgatcagccatcatctaattgaatggccgagcaggatcgaggggccgaatggcctacttgtgctcctatttcctgtgttaccctgttcctatattcctaaaatGCAAATGTGGGAGGATTCTAAGCAGTATTGGACTGGTAACTACATCCTATTGAAAATCAAGCTTATGCACTGGTACAGATAAATGACCCCCCAAATGTCCTGCACCATGGCTTTCACATTCATAACACTATTTGGAGGAAGATCTGCATCCTTTGCTACCATCAAGGACTGAGTGCACCTGTATATCTTAGAAGCATAATTGGTTTGACTGCTTCATCGGACAAATATGGAGACTATTGAGCACAAACCTTCTATATCCTTCAGGGACTTGACTTAATTCGTTAGCACCCAAGGATGAACACTTCTGTTCCCTGTATTATAGACAAATGCGAGATGATAGCGATGGTTCCTCTTCTTTCAACTCTCAAGTGAACGAAAACAGTGTGGTCTTTAAAAGCATTTTAACCCCTGAGCATTGCAATGGTCAACAAAAAAGACAGGTTTTGTCGCAAGTTTAAAATGAAGAAAAAAACAGAAATATTTATGATGCAACAGCAGAATATATACGCAACTTTATCCACTCCCACATGCATACTGATACACACATGCGAGAAAAAATATAGATTAAAAGGGAACATGTGTTTGGGCTTCGTGGTTTTAAAAAGAGTTAGCTGCAAAACCTTTTTTCCCCTGGAGTGAAAACTTGCAGCGGTGCAGATCTGCTTTTCCTTTTTTTCTGGTACACTGAATTAAAAGAAAACAGAAGGTTCAGGAGGATGGATGTATTGTTGCAGACTTCCCTTGTTATATCTGGGTCACAGCTCAATGGCTAACGCCTGGTTcagtttctcaggtagggagttcaaagcCAATTCCAGTTTCTGCCTGCATGTCGTTAAAAGATGGTGATCTTCGACAAAACCAATTCCAGTTTCTGCCTGCATGTCGTTAAAAGATGGTGGTCTTCGACAAAGTCCTTCCTCTATCTAAAATAGATAGAATATTTGAGTTTGAACTAACAACTGAATTAAAAACAACATTGATTATTCTCTGAATTCTCCAGAAAATGCTGCTTCTTCACCTTCGCTGGTCACAATCTGTTCTCCTGATTGGTCAGTTTACATCTGAGTCACTTTGATGTGCCTCAAGTCTGTATGGGCTTGTTTCAAAGGTTAATTATatatttcataatttctccttgcgagAGCATGACACAACACACCTCCCTGCAAAAAGGGTCAACATATGAAATTCCTTAGGGTTTCATTCTTTTTAGAAATAAGAGAATGTAAGAACACACGAAAGCACACATTTACACCCATTCATTCACATGCATTCCTCAGGGTCACTGTGACTGGACATTCCAGTTTGCGGATGGCACATTTTCTGTTTAAATTCTGGACAGAATATCCTCAATGACACGGAATGGCATGCATTTGCATTGGAACAGACCATCTGGCTTTAGAAAATCCCATATTTCTATAGCTTGAGTGGTCTTGGAGATTTGGCATTCCCCTTTTTGAATAATTTAATTTTACTGATGCAAGCCGAGTTGTCTCCTTGGTCAACACAATCTTCATTGCGAGGAATCCGGTACAAATCTGTTTGCTCACTGCATTCACCTCTCTATAATCGATGAAGAGTCTCTTAGATCTGTCTGGCCCAGGAACTAATACAATAGGAAAACACCAGCTGCATTGACTCTGTTCAATTAGGAAATTGACTAGCATGCATTGGATCTCCTATCGGACTTGAGCCAATTTATTGGGGCTCAGTCGATTTGGGTTTTGTTCAATAGCTGGGGTCTTCCCGAAATCCATATCATGAATAGCCAAAGGGGTGCGACCTGGTTTGTTCCTTCACACTTCTCCAAACTCTCTTAGCAATCTTATAATGCCATTCCTATGTTCCTCAGTTAGATAATGAAATACTGTGCCTAGCCTCCCAAAGTGTTTTGTGCTCGCTAATTTCACAGTAGagagttcaatctgagaatttccagcTTTCTTTCTTCCTCTATATTCCTCTTCACTATTGTTTCCATCTTCCACTGTACTCACGACCTGGCTTGTCTTGTTACTGATTCTAATGGTGGGAGTGAATAGATCCGATTTATAAATGTTGCTGGTCTCATTTGCTGGACATTTTGGCTGATGTTCTCTCCGTCCCCTTTAAATGATCG
This genomic window from Heterodontus francisci isolate sHetFra1 unplaced genomic scaffold, sHetFra1.hap1 HAP1_SCAFFOLD_106, whole genome shotgun sequence contains:
- the LOC137361452 gene encoding probable G-protein coupled receptor 139 produces the protein MGVLLLNEIIAIYYPFLAAVGVPINFAVIVILSRGKCGLSKCVTRYLVAMAAADLLVVVTDVILRCIADIYFPVSFLTITPICRLNAVLLFAATETSVWFTVAFTFDRFVAICCQKLKTKYCTDKMAAAVLGAVSVLSCLQSIPWYFVFDPEYIMENVPRGCVMKQIFFTAPAWGAFELLHLILTPCVPFILILLLNAVTARYILVASRVRKGLRGHDNIRKHNDPEIENRKKSIVLLFSISGTFILLWSTEVVYFISLHVTNAQYYMASDLESVGIMLQLLSTCTNACIYGVTQRKFRGEMKNAILYSLHLISKLFK